The following proteins are co-located in the Anaerolineae bacterium genome:
- a CDS encoding ABC transporter substrate-binding protein: MARLTRRGFLRVTGLAASAAVAGCAPAPAPTAPPEEPTAAPVVVELTPTTAPVEEVPSKYKEAPEMADRVARGELPPVDERLPRDPMVVQPIEEIGQYGGTWRQLHIGPADNAQNMYLMHEPIAKYTLDFTALVPNLVRGWEFSEDATSVTLHLREGMKWSDGAPFTADDFMFWYEDIVLNDELTPTKPTQMKRGGELGAMEKVDDYTIRISFTQPYGAFEEFFTFPAWWTQQYQPAHYLKRFHKAYASEEELQAAMAEEGFDTWTDLFGAKIASFNNPGTPTVMPWVVENSVESPVQTYSRNPYYWKVDPEGNQLPYISGVSRTLVPDSEALLLKAIAGDADYQARRVAGLANYPVVMENREKGDYRVVSNLSPQTNIGTIMFNYSHKDPILKELFLQRDFRVALSLAIDRAEINDLLYKGQGTPGQASVAPGSPWFEEEHMQKYAEYDPDRANELLDGLGLTERDAEGFRLRPDGKRLTLVNLTFTPWGENVAIQEMVKEYWKAIGVEVLPKPTEVQLWVTQVHGLDFDIASYGVNFGFHGNPPIVRETFCIAESGQHWAPQWGLWYQTDGKEGEEPPEEVKQLQGLYEHILAEPSIERRIELSKQGLQLHADNLWMIGILADAPVGSFTVVKNNFRNVPEVPYDATTVHVSQFFFRS, translated from the coding sequence ATGGCCCGTCTGACACGAAGGGGTTTCCTGCGAGTGACAGGCCTGGCAGCTTCGGCAGCTGTAGCCGGATGCGCTCCGGCCCCCGCTCCCACAGCGCCGCCGGAAGAACCCACGGCAGCGCCCGTTGTGGTGGAGCTCACCCCGACGACGGCACCGGTTGAGGAAGTGCCCAGCAAGTACAAGGAAGCACCGGAGATGGCTGACCGGGTGGCGCGAGGAGAGCTCCCCCCGGTGGACGAGCGACTCCCCCGGGACCCGATGGTGGTGCAGCCCATCGAGGAGATCGGGCAGTACGGCGGCACCTGGCGACAACTGCATATTGGCCCCGCAGATAACGCCCAGAACATGTACCTGATGCACGAACCCATCGCCAAGTACACTCTGGACTTCACCGCCCTAGTGCCTAACTTGGTCCGGGGCTGGGAGTTTTCCGAGGATGCCACATCTGTAACCCTCCACTTGCGAGAGGGGATGAAGTGGAGCGATGGCGCCCCCTTCACGGCCGACGACTTCATGTTCTGGTACGAAGACATCGTGCTCAACGATGAGCTCACCCCCACCAAACCGACGCAGATGAAGCGTGGCGGCGAGCTGGGGGCTATGGAGAAGGTGGACGACTACACCATCAGGATCAGCTTCACCCAGCCCTACGGCGCCTTCGAGGAGTTCTTCACTTTCCCTGCCTGGTGGACGCAGCAGTACCAGCCGGCCCACTACCTGAAGAGGTTCCACAAAGCCTACGCCAGCGAGGAAGAGCTGCAAGCTGCCATGGCCGAGGAGGGCTTCGACACCTGGACCGATCTGTTCGGGGCCAAGATTGCCTCCTTCAACAACCCCGGCACACCAACCGTCATGCCCTGGGTGGTGGAGAACAGCGTCGAGTCTCCGGTGCAGACCTATAGCCGCAACCCCTACTACTGGAAGGTGGATCCCGAGGGCAACCAGCTTCCCTACATCAGTGGAGTAAGTCGTACGCTGGTGCCGGATTCGGAGGCCCTGCTGCTGAAGGCGATCGCGGGCGACGCCGACTACCAGGCCCGCCGCGTCGCGGGCCTGGCCAACTACCCGGTGGTGATGGAGAACCGGGAGAAGGGCGACTATCGGGTGGTCAGCAACCTGAGCCCCCAGACGAACATCGGCACCATAATGTTCAATTACAGCCACAAGGATCCCATCCTGAAAGAGCTCTTCCTGCAGCGCGACTTCCGAGTAGCTCTTTCGCTGGCCATAGACCGGGCCGAGATCAACGACTTGCTCTACAAGGGCCAAGGCACCCCCGGGCAGGCCAGCGTGGCCCCGGGCAGCCCCTGGTTCGAAGAAGAGCACATGCAGAAGTACGCCGAATATGACCCGGATCGGGCCAACGAGTTGCTGGACGGACTAGGGCTGACAGAGCGGGACGCCGAGGGCTTCCGGCTGCGCCCGGACGGCAAGCGTCTGACGCTGGTCAACCTGACCTTCACTCCCTGGGGAGAGAACGTAGCCATTCAGGAGATGGTCAAGGAGTACTGGAAGGCCATCGGGGTGGAGGTGCTGCCCAAGCCGACCGAAGTCCAGCTCTGGGTGACTCAGGTCCACGGGCTGGACTTCGACATCGCCTCCTACGGGGTCAACTTCGGCTTTCACGGGAACCCACCCATCGTGCGAGAGACCTTCTGCATCGCCGAGAGTGGGCAGCACTGGGCACCCCAGTGGGGCCTGTGGTACCAGACAGACGGCAAGGAGGGCGAAGAGCCGCCGGAGGAGGTCAAGCAGTTGCAGGGGCTCTACGAGCACATCCTGGCAGAGCCATCAATAGAGCGACGCATCGAGCTATCGAAGCAGGGCCTGCAACTGCACGCCGACAACCTCTGGATGATCGGCATCCTGGCCGACGCGCCAGTAGGTTCCTTCACGGTGGTGAAGAACAACTTCCGCAACGTGCCGGAGGTTCCCTACGACGCCACCACGGTCCACGTGTCCCAGTTCTTCTTCAGGAGCTAG
- the ggt gene encoding gamma-glutamyltransferase, with protein sequence MAGMVVAPQPLAVEEGVKVLRQGGNAVDAAVACALVQGVVDPHMSSVGGYALATVSLARAPGIEAVRAVDAPALAGSGVTPEMWQDIVIRPNPRGWGYFLQGKVNEMGYQSICTPGIVKGLSWMLQHWGSWSWEQVTEPAARVAEEGFLVDDYLAGQWRTRAAYPEESTLLDYLKSNPEASRIYLREDGSPHEPGDRLRNPDYARTLRGLSEAGPDDFYRGALARRISHDLQDHGSFVSAQDLASYRTIPAEPVIGSYRGYQVATSPAPHGGLTLLAILHILEGYDLSSLGHNSAEYIYLVSKAMKAAFADRNPNLGDPRFADRPFDWMISEDRAQYWRKRIDAGVPIQVSFTPSEPPDTTHVSVVDDQGNCVALTHSLGMSSGVITPGLGFMYNNSMVNFHPLPGHPNSIAPGKARTTGMSPTILYRDGQPVMVLGAPGATRIITSLAQVIVNVLDFGMTLTEAILAPRFDCQGGPIVCQGRIPEYVCAEVRRRHPVERLPRSHGGMGLVHALWRDPRTGEWTGAADAGAGGMALRA encoded by the coding sequence ATGGCCGGTATGGTAGTGGCACCGCAGCCGCTCGCTGTTGAGGAGGGAGTCAAGGTCCTCAGGCAGGGAGGCAATGCCGTAGACGCTGCCGTTGCCTGTGCCCTGGTCCAGGGAGTGGTAGACCCCCACATGTCCAGCGTGGGGGGCTACGCTCTGGCCACCGTTTCCTTGGCCCGGGCCCCCGGGATAGAGGCAGTGAGGGCGGTCGATGCTCCTGCCCTGGCCGGCTCCGGCGTCACGCCGGAGATGTGGCAGGACATCGTCATCCGACCCAATCCGCGTGGCTGGGGATACTTCCTACAAGGCAAAGTCAACGAGATGGGCTACCAGTCCATCTGCACCCCCGGCATCGTGAAAGGCCTGAGCTGGATGTTGCAGCATTGGGGCTCCTGGAGCTGGGAGCAGGTGACGGAGCCGGCAGCGCGCGTGGCCGAGGAAGGCTTCCTGGTGGACGACTACCTGGCTGGTCAGTGGCGCACGCGCGCCGCCTACCCTGAAGAGAGCACCCTGCTGGACTACCTAAAGTCGAACCCCGAGGCTAGCCGCATCTATCTGCGCGAGGACGGGAGCCCGCACGAGCCGGGCGACCGGCTCCGCAATCCCGACTACGCCCGCACTCTTCGCGGGCTGAGTGAGGCCGGACCGGATGACTTCTACCGGGGCGCGCTGGCGCGGCGCATCTCCCACGACCTTCAAGACCACGGTAGCTTCGTCAGCGCCCAGGACCTGGCTAGCTACCGTACCATCCCTGCCGAGCCGGTGATCGGCAGCTACCGGGGCTACCAGGTGGCGACTTCGCCCGCTCCCCATGGTGGCCTTACCCTCTTGGCCATCCTCCACATCTTGGAGGGCTACGACCTCTCTTCGCTGGGGCACAACTCGGCGGAGTACATCTACCTGGTGTCCAAGGCCATGAAAGCGGCCTTCGCCGACCGCAACCCCAACTTGGGAGACCCTCGGTTCGCCGATCGGCCGTTCGACTGGATGATCTCCGAGGATCGCGCCCAGTACTGGCGGAAGCGCATAGATGCCGGCGTCCCCATCCAGGTGTCGTTCACGCCTTCCGAGCCTCCCGACACCACCCACGTGAGCGTGGTGGATGACCAGGGCAACTGCGTGGCCCTCACCCATTCCCTGGGCATGTCATCAGGTGTGATCACTCCTGGTCTAGGGTTCATGTACAACAACTCGATGGTCAACTTTCACCCGCTGCCGGGGCACCCCAACTCCATCGCCCCCGGGAAGGCACGCACTACCGGCATGAGCCCCACCATCCTCTATCGGGACGGCCAGCCGGTGATGGTGTTGGGGGCGCCCGGCGCCACGCGCATCATCACCTCCCTGGCACAGGTCATCGTGAATGTGCTGGACTTCGGCATGACTCTAACGGAGGCGATCCTCGCTCCCCGGTTCGACTGCCAGGGCGGGCCCATTGTTTGCCAGGGGCGCATTCCGGAGTACGTGTGCGCTGAGGTCCGCCGCCGCCATCCTGTCGAGCGGCTGCCCCGCAGCCACGGCGGCATGGGCCTGGTGCACGCCCTTTGGCGGGATCCGCGGACGGGCGAATGGACGGGCGCGGCCGACGCCGGGGCGGGGGGCATGGCGCTGCGGGCTTAG
- the zupT gene encoding zinc transporter ZupT has product MNGSVALALALATLAGLSTVLGSLLAVMVRKPGPRFMVLTLGFSAGVMLLVAFSELLPHGVQTVGFLAAHAAFFAGMALMFLVDVLVPHQYLGGERPPIRQSYDGSYLRTGVLVALGVAIHNFPEGMATFAGTMESPQLGLAIAVAVAIHNIPEGLAVSGPIYAATGRRGKAFQWAFLSGMSEPLGAIVTALVLLPFLSSALLGLVLAAVAGVMVFISLDELVPVACSLTEDHLPIAGVLAGMILMSVSLWALH; this is encoded by the coding sequence ATGAACGGATCCGTCGCCCTGGCTCTCGCGCTGGCCACGCTCGCCGGCCTCTCGACCGTGCTCGGAAGCCTGCTGGCGGTGATGGTGCGCAAGCCCGGACCGCGTTTCATGGTACTGACTCTGGGCTTCTCCGCTGGCGTGATGCTGCTGGTGGCCTTCTCCGAACTCTTGCCCCACGGGGTGCAGACGGTTGGCTTCCTGGCGGCTCACGCGGCGTTCTTCGCCGGGATGGCTCTGATGTTCCTGGTGGACGTCCTGGTGCCTCACCAGTATCTCGGAGGGGAGAGGCCGCCGATCCGGCAGTCATACGATGGATCCTACCTTCGGACCGGAGTGCTGGTGGCCCTGGGGGTGGCCATCCACAACTTCCCCGAGGGGATGGCTACCTTCGCCGGTACCATGGAGAGCCCCCAGCTCGGCCTGGCCATCGCCGTCGCCGTCGCCATTCACAACATCCCCGAGGGGCTGGCCGTGTCCGGCCCCATCTACGCTGCCACTGGCAGGCGAGGGAAGGCCTTTCAGTGGGCCTTCCTGTCTGGCATGTCCGAGCCTCTGGGCGCCATCGTGACGGCGCTGGTTCTACTCCCCTTCCTCAGTTCGGCGCTACTGGGCTTGGTGCTGGCGGCGGTGGCGGGCGTCATGGTGTTCATATCGCTGGATGAGCTGGTGCCGGTGGCCTGCTCGCTAACCGAGGACCACCTGCCGATCGCAGGGGTGCTGGCGGGCATGATTCTGATGTCGGTCAGCCTGTGGGCGCTGCACTAG
- a CDS encoding sulfatase-like hydrolase/transferase: MEQRPNILLVHSDQHRYDCLGASGHPLIRTPHLDRLAEEGIRFSHAFTPCPVCVPARNSLLYGVWTGRHRAISNRNTEAPWPPSPCLPAFSQVLRQAGYRLAYVGKWGIHGLPQDFGFESYLPASRYGAWREGQGLPPVPHTGWFGGTDPHIRPEQSRVAWEADAVIERLRQLAGDAAPFLIRWDPSGPHLPNVVPEPYASMYAPAEVPPWPSFPDPLVGKPYIQAQQRRTWGVEGWTWEDWAPVVSRYLGEISLMDAQIGRVLTELDNLGLTESTLVVYTCDHGDLCGGHGMMDKHHVMYDDVVRVPLIVRWPGLNRRAESFGAGGGVVCDAFVSHALDLAATLCQVAGAPVPESFQGRSLLPLLQGAPEGARADIFSTYHGSQFGLYSSRMVRDRRWKYVWNATAEDELYDLDQDPGEIDNLAADAGSGTVADRLRHRLVWWMEQTEDPLLNQWTRRQLLEGLMPR, from the coding sequence TTGGAGCAACGCCCGAACATACTGCTCGTTCACTCCGATCAGCACCGCTACGACTGCCTCGGGGCGAGCGGACACCCTCTGATACGCACGCCTCACCTGGATCGCCTGGCCGAGGAGGGCATCAGGTTCAGCCACGCCTTCACTCCCTGCCCGGTGTGCGTCCCGGCGCGCAACAGCCTGCTGTACGGGGTGTGGACGGGGCGGCATCGGGCCATATCCAACCGCAACACCGAGGCGCCCTGGCCCCCGTCTCCCTGCCTGCCGGCCTTCAGCCAGGTCCTGCGCCAGGCCGGCTACCGTCTGGCCTACGTGGGCAAGTGGGGGATACACGGTCTTCCTCAGGACTTCGGGTTCGAGAGCTACCTTCCGGCCTCGCGCTACGGGGCATGGCGGGAGGGCCAGGGCCTGCCACCCGTGCCCCACACGGGTTGGTTCGGCGGCACAGATCCTCACATTCGGCCGGAGCAGTCGCGGGTGGCCTGGGAGGCGGATGCCGTGATCGAGCGCCTGCGCCAACTGGCCGGAGACGCTGCGCCGTTCCTCATCCGTTGGGACCCGTCCGGCCCTCATCTGCCCAACGTGGTGCCTGAGCCCTATGCCTCCATGTATGCCCCTGCGGAGGTGCCGCCCTGGCCCAGCTTCCCCGACCCCTTGGTGGGCAAGCCCTACATCCAGGCTCAACAGCGCCGCACTTGGGGCGTGGAAGGCTGGACGTGGGAGGACTGGGCCCCGGTGGTGTCCCGGTACCTGGGAGAGATCAGCCTGATGGATGCTCAGATCGGGCGGGTCCTGACGGAGCTCGACAACCTGGGCCTAACCGAAAGCACCCTGGTGGTCTACACCTGCGACCACGGCGACCTCTGCGGTGGCCACGGCATGATGGACAAGCACCACGTGATGTACGACGACGTGGTGCGCGTGCCCCTGATCGTCCGCTGGCCAGGCTTGAACCGACGCGCCGAGAGCTTCGGAGCGGGTGGAGGTGTAGTCTGCGATGCCTTCGTTTCCCATGCCCTCGACCTGGCGGCGACGCTGTGCCAGGTGGCCGGGGCGCCCGTACCTGAGAGCTTCCAGGGCCGGAGTCTACTCCCCTTATTGCAGGGAGCGCCCGAGGGGGCGCGGGCCGACATCTTCTCCACCTACCATGGCAGCCAGTTCGGGCTCTATAGCTCTCGGATGGTGCGCGACCGCCGCTGGAAGTACGTCTGGAATGCCACTGCCGAGGACGAGCTCTACGACCTGGATCAAGACCCAGGCGAGATCGACAACCTGGCCGCCGACGCCGGCAGCGGGACTGTCGCCGACCGGCTGCGTCATCGCCTGGTGTGGTGGATGGAGCAGACGGAGGACCCCCTGCTCAACCAGTGGACTCGCCGACAGCTGCTCGAAGGGCTGATGCCCCGATGA
- a CDS encoding AI-2E family transporter, which produces MSETMDQPRRSSPETGREALASASETLVLRPSATGWWRSAGLLALGIVLGLGTLEFIGMFGHALALLLLGVVLAQGLAPVVATVGRWLPRPLAIVLVYLVILFGFVIAGWLVLPALVAQVSALLDRAPQAIEALDDWLTDRGVPNIPDVIEVDSALLQDLLGRVAGLGAGLLAVPAGVATLLLDVGLVLFVSIYWLIDMPKMHRFVSHLLPERRRDWAERLTADVGRAIGGYVRGSILDALIVGLLSYLGLLIIGVPYALALGVLAALMEVIPNIGPIIAGAFMVATAWTVSPTRALITLAFVLVLQQVEGQLLVPMVMRGQTHLSPVLTIVAIFAGASVAGLLGVFVAIPLVAAMRVLVSYLLIPAVRRWTGADQVTSSGQVEAASEPQPV; this is translated from the coding sequence ATGAGCGAGACGATGGATCAGCCCAGACGCTCTTCCCCCGAAACGGGCCGCGAGGCTTTGGCGAGCGCTTCTGAGACCCTGGTGCTGCGTCCTTCCGCCACCGGCTGGTGGCGGAGTGCCGGTCTACTGGCGCTGGGCATCGTCCTGGGGCTAGGGACGCTCGAGTTTATCGGCATGTTTGGCCATGCCCTGGCGCTGCTTCTCCTGGGAGTGGTGCTGGCCCAGGGCCTGGCACCGGTGGTGGCGACAGTGGGGCGCTGGCTGCCACGGCCGCTGGCGATAGTGCTCGTCTATCTGGTCATCCTGTTCGGGTTCGTCATCGCAGGCTGGCTGGTGCTGCCGGCCTTGGTGGCTCAAGTCTCCGCCCTGCTCGACCGCGCTCCGCAGGCTATCGAGGCTCTGGACGACTGGCTCACCGATCGGGGGGTGCCCAACATCCCGGACGTAATCGAAGTGGATTCGGCGCTGCTTCAGGACCTGCTGGGCCGGGTCGCCGGGCTAGGTGCCGGCCTGCTGGCCGTACCCGCGGGCGTGGCCACACTACTACTGGACGTCGGCCTGGTCCTGTTCGTCTCCATCTACTGGCTGATAGACATGCCCAAGATGCATCGGTTCGTCTCCCACCTTCTGCCGGAACGCCGGAGGGATTGGGCCGAGCGGCTGACGGCTGACGTGGGCCGCGCCATAGGGGGCTACGTCCGTGGCAGCATACTGGATGCCCTCATCGTCGGCCTCCTCAGCTACCTTGGCCTCCTCATTATCGGGGTGCCCTACGCTCTGGCCCTGGGAGTGCTGGCCGCCCTCATGGAAGTCATACCCAACATCGGTCCCATCATCGCCGGCGCCTTCATGGTGGCCACAGCCTGGACAGTCTCTCCCACTCGGGCCCTGATCACCCTGGCATTCGTCCTAGTGCTGCAGCAGGTGGAAGGGCAGCTGCTGGTGCCCATGGTCATGCGTGGACAGACGCACCTCTCCCCCGTTCTCACCATCGTCGCCATCTTCGCTGGCGCCTCGGTGGCCGGGCTGCTGGGAGTGTTCGTGGCCATTCCCTTGGTAGCCGCCATGCGAGTTTTGGTGTCCTACCTGCTGATCCCGGCGGTACGACGCTGGACCGGAGCCGATCAGGTGACAAGCAGTGGCCAGGTGGAGGCAGCCAGCGAGCCCCAGCCAGTCTGA
- a CDS encoding M55 family metallopeptidase has product MKIYISSDFEGACAVVGTAGKTLTESPQMDFARRMVTAEINAAVEGALAAGATDIIVNDCHGGGLNLLYDELHPEARILLGSPRPRRFIGIEGSAALFLIAYHAMAGTQNGILSHSYSSVSIQNMWLNDHPIGEIGLDAALAGALGVPVVLVTSDQAGVAEALSIIGTQVRTVAVKEGISRNAAISLHPSKAQALIRAAAEDAIRHLDQARPLVFEPPFRLRREYKFESYADQAMHEAIPGQTRIDSRTVERVSDNIFDLI; this is encoded by the coding sequence ATGAAGATCTACATCTCGTCCGACTTCGAGGGAGCCTGTGCCGTCGTGGGAACCGCTGGCAAGACCCTCACCGAGAGCCCCCAGATGGACTTCGCCCGCCGCATGGTGACGGCGGAGATCAACGCCGCCGTGGAAGGGGCTCTGGCCGCCGGTGCCACCGACATTATCGTCAACGACTGCCACGGGGGTGGCCTCAACCTCCTCTACGACGAACTGCATCCCGAGGCCCGCATCCTGCTCGGCTCGCCCCGTCCCCGCCGGTTCATCGGAATCGAAGGCAGCGCCGCCCTCTTCCTCATCGCCTACCATGCCATGGCCGGTACCCAGAACGGCATCCTGTCGCACTCCTACTCCTCGGTGAGCATCCAGAACATGTGGCTGAACGACCACCCCATCGGCGAGATCGGGCTGGACGCGGCCCTGGCAGGGGCGCTAGGAGTACCTGTGGTGCTGGTCACCAGCGACCAAGCCGGCGTGGCCGAGGCCCTGTCCATCATCGGGACTCAGGTGCGCACCGTGGCCGTGAAGGAGGGCATCAGCCGCAACGCCGCCATCAGCCTGCACCCGTCCAAGGCCCAGGCCCTCATCCGCGCCGCCGCCGAGGACGCCATCCGGCACCTGGACCAGGCGAGGCCGCTGGTGTTCGAGCCTCCCTTCCGGTTGCGCCGCGAGTACAAGTTCGAGTCCTACGCCGACCAGGCCATGCACGAGGCCATACCGGGCCAGACGCGGATAGATAGCCGGACAG
- a CDS encoding nicotinamidase, whose translation MEDRLLGEETALIIVDVQNCFVPGGALPTPGGHEVVEPLNRYAELVVQAGGKVFASRDWHPKDHMSFQSRGGPWPPHCVQGTEGAGLHPKLRLPEGAQIVSKGYDPDDEDYSAFDNTGLDDMLKQAGIKRVLVGGLATDYCVKETVLDALENGYETYLLLDAISGVEAQPGDVKRAVQEMLNRGAKTARLSSLERELEAEG comes from the coding sequence ATGGAAGACCGACTGCTGGGCGAGGAGACTGCCCTCATCATTGTGGATGTGCAGAACTGCTTCGTCCCCGGTGGGGCCCTGCCCACTCCCGGCGGCCACGAGGTGGTGGAACCGCTCAACCGCTACGCGGAACTGGTGGTCCAGGCTGGGGGCAAGGTCTTCGCCAGCCGCGATTGGCACCCCAAGGACCACATGTCCTTCCAGTCTCGCGGTGGTCCCTGGCCGCCTCACTGCGTGCAGGGCACCGAAGGGGCGGGATTGCACCCCAAACTGCGGCTCCCCGAGGGGGCGCAGATCGTCTCCAAGGGCTACGATCCCGACGACGAGGACTACTCGGCTTTCGACAACACGGGGCTGGATGACATGCTCAAGCAGGCTGGCATCAAGCGCGTGCTCGTTGGGGGGCTAGCTACCGACTATTGCGTCAAAGAAACGGTGCTGGACGCGCTCGAGAACGGGTACGAGACCTATCTCCTGCTTGATGCCATCAGCGGGGTAGAGGCCCAACCGGGCGACGTCAAGCGCGCCGTGCAGGAGATGCTCAACCGGGGGGCCAAGACGGCGCGGCTCTCATCGCTGGAGCGGGAGCTCGAGGCCGAGGGGTAG
- a CDS encoding sulfatase-like hydrolase/transferase, with product MPRPNLLFILTEQQQAHTTEPDSQCRMPAVNQLAAQGVRFARAYTVNAICSPARASLFTGTLPTTHGMVDCTHTVEPYRAEFDATLETWSQRLQALGYRTGYFGKWHVERTNRLENFGWDEYELTGSPQFIQYRRDLGLPDRPTDFSLQHVVRHKGYRDFLLYGAYEEPAEGTSEHYLFSRGMDFIDRAADADLPWCALVSVTAVHDPYLVPTEYYRRYDPEAITKPSNFDDDLSGRPAIYRRMRSVWRDMSWRHYAEATACYYGFCSLVDDQVARILHHLEETGQSENTIVIYCTDHGEMMGAHGLMHKGVFPFEEGYRIPLIVRWPGGGLAGAHCERLVNTHDLAPTIADMLGAEPLPRSEGRSLLPLLQGETPEDWVDEAYAEFQGQRFAWTQRIVWEPRFKYVFNGFDYDELYDLDRDPHEMNNLAQDPAYADVAERMAARMWARAKATGDHNLYNAQYPMFRFAPVGPETESWDPAAHQAGGA from the coding sequence TTGCCTCGCCCCAATCTGCTGTTCATCCTCACCGAGCAGCAACAAGCCCATACCACCGAGCCCGATTCCCAGTGTCGCATGCCTGCCGTCAACCAGCTGGCCGCCCAGGGGGTGCGCTTTGCCCGTGCCTACACCGTCAACGCCATCTGCTCCCCCGCCCGGGCCAGCCTCTTCACCGGCACCCTGCCCACTACCCACGGCATGGTCGACTGCACCCACACCGTGGAACCGTACCGAGCCGAGTTCGACGCCACCCTGGAGACCTGGAGCCAGCGACTCCAGGCTCTGGGCTACCGCACCGGCTACTTCGGCAAGTGGCACGTCGAGCGCACCAACCGGCTGGAGAACTTCGGCTGGGACGAGTACGAGCTCACCGGCTCGCCCCAGTTCATCCAGTACCGCCGTGACCTCGGCCTGCCGGACAGGCCCACCGATTTCTCCCTCCAGCATGTGGTAAGGCACAAGGGGTATCGCGACTTCCTGCTCTACGGGGCCTACGAGGAGCCAGCGGAGGGCACTAGCGAGCACTACCTCTTCTCCCGGGGGATGGACTTCATAGACCGCGCCGCTGACGCCGACCTCCCCTGGTGTGCCTTGGTGAGCGTCACCGCTGTGCACGACCCCTACCTGGTGCCCACGGAGTACTATCGCCGCTACGACCCCGAGGCCATCACCAAGCCCTCCAACTTCGACGACGACCTGTCCGGCCGGCCGGCCATATACCGACGCATGCGCTCCGTCTGGCGGGACATGTCCTGGCGGCACTACGCCGAGGCCACCGCCTGCTACTACGGCTTCTGTTCCCTCGTGGACGACCAGGTGGCGCGCATCCTCCACCACCTGGAGGAGACTGGCCAATCTGAGAACACCATCGTCATCTACTGTACCGACCACGGGGAGATGATGGGCGCCCACGGGCTCATGCACAAGGGCGTCTTCCCCTTCGAAGAGGGTTATCGCATCCCCCTCATCGTCCGCTGGCCGGGCGGGGGGTTGGCCGGGGCCCACTGCGAGCGGCTGGTTAACACCCACGACCTGGCGCCCACCATCGCGGACATGCTCGGAGCCGAGCCGCTCCCCCGGAGCGAAGGCCGCTCCTTGCTGCCCCTGCTCCAGGGCGAGACGCCGGAAGACTGGGTGGACGAGGCCTACGCCGAGTTCCAAGGTCAGCGGTTCGCCTGGACTCAGCGCATCGTGTGGGAGCCCCGTTTCAAGTACGTCTTCAACGGCTTCGACTACGACGAGCTCTACGACCTGGACCGCGACCCTCACGAGATGAACAACCTGGCCCAGGACCCAGCCTACGCCGATGTGGCCGAGCGGATGGCCGCCCGCATGTGGGCCCGCGCCAAGGCTACCGGCGATCACAACCTCTACAACGCTCAGTACCCCATGTTCCGCTTCGCCCCGGTGGGGCCGGAGACCGAGAGCTGGGACCCGGCCGCCCACCAGGCGGGTGGAGCCTGA
- a CDS encoding flavodoxin family protein, with translation MAVRAVVIAGSPRKGGNSDIMAEYLVSGLRHGGAEVEVVYARDVNVSHCLACYHCSRTGQCIQRDDMQRLYDLFLHCHRICLVTPIFFCQVPSITQAIIERTQTLWVRKYHRHEEVPPLEYPREGLVAAVGATRGQRIFDGLRCAARYWLDSVGIESPRLLTYNGIDEKGAVRERPEVLEEMRQAGLRLAQPEGW, from the coding sequence ATGGCAGTCAGGGCCGTCGTCATAGCCGGTAGCCCCCGCAAGGGAGGCAACTCCGACATCATGGCCGAATACCTGGTTAGCGGACTGCGCCACGGTGGGGCCGAGGTGGAGGTGGTCTACGCCCGGGACGTCAATGTGAGCCACTGCCTGGCCTGCTATCATTGCTCGCGCACCGGCCAGTGCATCCAGCGGGACGATATGCAGCGCCTCTACGACTTGTTCTTGCACTGCCACCGCATCTGCCTGGTCACCCCGATCTTCTTCTGCCAGGTGCCTTCCATCACCCAGGCTATCATCGAACGCACTCAGACCCTGTGGGTGCGTAAGTACCACCGCCACGAGGAAGTGCCGCCTCTAGAGTACCCCCGGGAGGGACTGGTAGCCGCAGTGGGGGCCACGAGAGGGCAGCGCATCTTCGACGGGTTGCGCTGTGCCGCCCGGTACTGGCTGGACAGCGTGGGAATCGAGAGCCCTCGCCTGCTCACCTACAACGGCATAGACGAGAAGGGAGCCGTGCGCGAGCGCCCGGAGGTGCTGGAGGAGATGCGCCAGGCCGGCCTGCGCCTGGCCCAGCCCGAGGGGTGGTAG